The genomic segment GCGCGCGCGACGGGGCCCAACTGGCAGGGGCTCTTCGTGGGCAGCGAGGGGACGCTTGGCGTCATCACCGCGGCGACCATGAAGGTAAAGCGCGCGCCCGCGTATCGCGCCTTTTCGAGCTTCCTGTTCGCCGACCTGGTATCGGGCTGGGATACGTTTCGTGAGCTCCTTCAGGCGGGGCTCCGCCCGGCGGCGATGCGTCTCTACGATGAAGTGGATACCTATCTGGCCGGAAGTTCCGGCGGCGGCGAGGCCAAGGCCGGCGAGGTCGCCGAGGGCTATGGCGACGTCTTCGGCGCCTTCTACGAAGTGCTGCGCGGCTCGGGTTTTCAGCGCACACTGCGCGGCCTGGTCGGCGGTGCGCTCGGATTTTCCGGGCTGCTCAATCGCGCGCTGGGGATGGTGCCCAAGCAGTGCAAGTGCATCATGGTCTTCGAGGGCGAGGAGGATCGCTGCCTGCTTGAGCAGGAGCTCGTTACCGAGATCGCGCTGCGCCACGGCGCCGAGGACACGGGCGAGGGGCCCGCACGCAAGTGGCTCTCGCGCCGCTACGCGGTGAGCTATCGCCAGTCGACGGTCTTCGACAACTTCGCCTTTGCCGACACGATGGAAGTGGCCGCGAGCTGGAGCAAGCTGCCGCGGCTCTATCTCAAGGTTCGGCAGGCGCTTGCGCGCCACGGCCTTGTCATGGCGCACTTCTCCCACGCCTATCCCGAGGGCTGCTCGATCTACTTTACGTTCGTGGGGGCGGGCTCAAATCGCCAGGTCTCGCAGGCGCGCTACCGCAACTGCTGGCGCGACGCGCTGGCCGCGGCTCACGAGGCAGGCGGCACCATCACCCACCACCACGGGGTGGGACTGCTCAAGGCCGGTTACATGGCCGACGAACACGGTGCCGCCATGGAGATCCTGCGCGCGGCGCGCGCGCATCTCGATCCCCAGGGAATCATGAATCCCGGAAAGCTGGGGATCTGAGCCATGGGCACGCCGGCAAAGTCACAGACGAAGACGCAGAAGACCTGGAAGTTCCCGGCTCCCAAAAAGGAGATCCGGGAAGCCCTCGAAAAGGCATTCGAAGGGCGCATGGAGCGTGTCACCTGGAAGAGCACCGACCGCGCGATCTACGGGCGCGATCTCTGGCCGCGCGAGCTGCTCTCGCTCCGCCGCGGCGAGCGTCCGGCCGGACCGGCGGCCATTGTGCTCGCCAAAGAGGCGCGTGACGTCGAGGCCACGATGAAGCTCTCGCGCTCGCTCGGCCTGCCGCTTGTGCCCTACGCCGATGGCTCGGGCGTGTGCGGCGGCGCGCGCGCGGCCTCCGACGCGCTGGTGCTCGATCTGAAAGCGCTCAACAAAATCGATCCCATCGACGAGAAGAGCCTCACCGTGCGCGCCCAGTGTGGCGTGCAGGGCGAGAAGCTCGAGCGCGCCCTGAACCGCGCGGGCTACACCCTCGGCCACTTCCCCAGCTCCATCTACACGAGCACTGTGGGCGGCTGGGTCT from the Chrysiogenia bacterium genome contains:
- a CDS encoding FAD-binding oxidoreductase, which produces ARATGPNWQGLFVGSEGTLGVITAATMKVKRAPAYRAFSSFLFADLVSGWDTFRELLQAGLRPAAMRLYDEVDTYLAGSSGGGEAKAGEVAEGYGDVFGAFYEVLRGSGFQRTLRGLVGGALGFSGLLNRALGMVPKQCKCIMVFEGEEDRCLLEQELVTEIALRHGAEDTGEGPARKWLSRRYAVSYRQSTVFDNFAFADTMEVAASWSKLPRLYLKVRQALARHGLVMAHFSHAYPEGCSIYFTFVGAGSNRQVSQARYRNCWRDALAAAHEAGGTITHHHGVGLLKAGYMADEHGAAMEILRAARAHLDPQGIMNPGKLGI
- a CDS encoding FAD-binding oxidoreductase; protein product: MGTPAKSQTKTQKTWKFPAPKKEIREALEKAFEGRMERVTWKSTDRAIYGRDLWPRELLSLRRGERPAGPAAIVLAKEARDVEATMKLSRSLGLPLVPYADGSGVCGGARAASDALVLDLKALNKIDPIDEKSLTVRAQCGVQGEKLERALNRAGYTLGHFPSSIYTSTVGGWVSTRSAGQLSTKYGKIEDMVVGLECVLPDGSKFVTPDAPRSAAGPDFKQIMIGAEGTLGIVT